A stretch of the Streptosporangiales bacterium genome encodes the following:
- a CDS encoding RidA family protein — protein sequence MSAPEERLAELGLELPPVAPPAGDYVPAVVSGSFVYTSGQVPFVDGELAVSGKLGIDVDIDEGRQGARACTLNALAAVKSVVGDLGKVKRVVKVVGFVNSAPDFSSQPQVMNAASELLGQVFGDAGKHARSAIGVAALPLNASVEVELIVEV from the coding sequence GTGAGCGCCCCGGAGGAGAGGCTCGCCGAGCTCGGGCTCGAGCTGCCGCCCGTCGCACCACCGGCGGGCGACTACGTGCCGGCGGTCGTCAGCGGCTCGTTCGTGTACACCTCGGGACAGGTTCCGTTCGTCGACGGTGAGCTGGCGGTGAGCGGCAAGCTCGGCATCGACGTCGACATCGACGAGGGCCGCCAGGGCGCCCGCGCCTGCACGCTCAACGCGCTCGCCGCGGTGAAGTCGGTCGTCGGTGACCTGGGCAAGGTCAAGCGCGTGGTCAAGGTCGTGGGCTTCGTCAACAGCGCACCCGACTTCTCCTCCCAGCCGCAGGTGATGAACGCCGCCAGCGAGCTGCTCGGCCAGGTGTTCGGTGACGCGGGCAAGCACGCGCGGAGCGCGATCGGTGTCGCGGCGCTGCCGCTCAACGCGTCCGTCGAGGTCGAGCTGATCGTCGAGGTGTGA